The Leptospira bouyouniensis genome has a segment encoding these proteins:
- the lnt gene encoding apolipoprotein N-acyltransferase has product MKKHLKIPGISSPFTFLLLAAIFFALSLEPFGFATAGFLCLFFLLLVTKEIIKEGRLFHSIVYTVVFSFFVTCTTFYWMGNAIRNITGHGLVISSLLFLLYGFFSFYKIGIIFIGSFFFKKYRLVSETKFYLFIFPSLFLISDWISPMVFPVYWGDLFRNQILWRQMARFGIEVLGLVSVLSVSLFYLMVVRKEYKWKQTYLYLAPIFFIFSGNLYFLAETIPPEKAIHLVLLQPNTPYAKNKIREDFDFMTKTIQGVFNLGEEAIRNAPKPIDAILLPESSIPFLGTLPSKNPNSTYSKSFVDITEALVQLSNASLVFNELVWDEGSRNSFSLLKPVTLNTERRYKHILLPFGEYLPFENQIPLLRSLFPEVSHHISGSEFGSQVIKTKSGESVSFTPLICYEVLYPELVRKMILHSPSELTINLTNDSWFESFTETKQHAGAGRLRAIESGRPFVRAAVSGLSSAYDPWGRDMMGELPIFQKAIGYLDVMTVSHDRETPYLKFGPYPWRVLAVFGLFFLFFTSPRAFDSHKKKNEIEI; this is encoded by the coding sequence ATGAAAAAACACTTAAAAATTCCGGGAATTAGTTCTCCTTTCACCTTCCTTCTACTTGCTGCGATTTTTTTTGCACTTTCGTTAGAACCTTTCGGTTTTGCCACCGCAGGGTTCTTGTGTTTATTTTTTTTGTTACTGGTCACAAAAGAAATCATAAAAGAGGGCAGATTATTTCATTCAATTGTATATACAGTTGTATTCTCATTTTTTGTAACCTGCACTACATTTTATTGGATGGGGAATGCAATCCGAAACATCACAGGGCATGGTCTTGTGATCTCATCCTTACTCTTTTTGTTATACGGTTTTTTTTCTTTCTATAAAATAGGAATTATTTTCATCGGATCCTTCTTTTTTAAGAAATACCGTTTGGTATCAGAGACCAAATTTTATCTCTTTATTTTCCCATCCCTATTTTTGATTTCTGATTGGATCTCTCCAATGGTATTCCCCGTATATTGGGGTGATTTGTTTCGAAACCAGATCCTTTGGCGCCAAATGGCAAGGTTTGGTATTGAAGTATTAGGACTTGTATCCGTATTATCTGTTTCTTTATTCTATTTGATGGTTGTCAGAAAAGAATATAAATGGAAACAAACTTATTTATATCTGGCTCCTATATTTTTTATTTTTTCAGGAAACCTTTACTTTTTAGCTGAAACAATTCCACCTGAAAAAGCCATACATTTGGTTTTACTACAACCAAACACACCATATGCGAAAAATAAAATCCGTGAAGATTTTGATTTTATGACTAAAACCATCCAAGGTGTTTTTAACCTAGGTGAAGAAGCAATACGGAATGCACCAAAACCAATCGATGCAATTCTTTTACCAGAATCTTCCATTCCATTTTTAGGAACCTTACCATCAAAAAATCCCAACTCAACTTATAGCAAAAGTTTTGTGGATATAACTGAAGCACTCGTTCAACTTTCCAATGCATCATTAGTTTTTAATGAACTTGTATGGGACGAAGGTTCCAGAAATTCGTTTAGTCTTTTAAAACCGGTAACATTAAACACCGAAAGACGTTATAAACATATCCTTTTGCCATTTGGCGAATATCTGCCTTTTGAAAACCAAATCCCACTGCTTAGATCTCTTTTCCCAGAAGTGAGTCATCACATCTCAGGAAGTGAATTTGGATCTCAAGTCATCAAAACAAAATCAGGAGAATCTGTAAGTTTCACGCCCCTGATCTGTTATGAAGTTTTATATCCTGAATTGGTTCGGAAGATGATCTTACACTCACCATCGGAACTCACCATCAATCTCACAAATGACTCTTGGTTTGAAAGTTTTACTGAAACAAAACAACACGCTGGTGCAGGAAGATTACGAGCGATTGAGTCTGGCAGACCTTTTGTTCGAGCGGCTGTTTCAGGGCTGAGTTCAGCATATGATCCTTGGGGAAGGGACATGATGGGTGAACTTCCGATCTTTCAAAAAGCCATTGGATACTTGGATGTGATGACCGTTTCTCATGATCGAGAAACACCTTATTTAAAATTTGGACCTTATCCATGGAGGGTATTGGCTGTTTT
- a CDS encoding lipase secretion chaperone, which translates to MNTKYIRPFSIGLFVIIILFVMYQFTKSNEFGSANEENPNDKAESYFRTQSDGFSVDPFYLESAKSIFSPDGNFLKFDEIFAKARSGELNLISELWNLRRQCPEGSTREQCHEYIKAFIQNQYSGEDAKKLLNLLTNYLKYEEAMVQLDPSSKSYTNAERYEQIKQLRRKFFAKEDAELIFGLEEATADFSFNRKNFLDETKNLKADERIRLYEDFRKKTFGPYYNAVVSREPQYDKFETEMDLRQNELSKLSGSERDNKEREVRIRYFGKDGNERMEKVLKEIKEEEEKISKLEIDETNYLKNNPNLSDSEKEKKLMELRIKTLGSKELAEEYIRRLEYEKTLKNSGN; encoded by the coding sequence ATGAATACAAAATACATTCGACCATTCAGTATCGGTCTTTTCGTTATCATCATCTTATTTGTGATGTATCAATTCACAAAGTCTAATGAGTTTGGTTCTGCTAATGAAGAGAATCCAAATGACAAAGCGGAATCTTATTTTAGGACACAAAGTGATGGGTTTTCTGTGGATCCATTTTATTTAGAATCAGCAAAATCAATTTTTTCACCTGATGGCAATTTTCTAAAATTTGACGAAATTTTCGCCAAAGCAAGGTCAGGTGAATTAAATCTCATATCTGAATTGTGGAACCTAAGGCGCCAATGCCCAGAAGGGAGCACAAGAGAGCAGTGTCACGAATACATCAAAGCATTTATCCAAAATCAATATTCTGGGGAAGATGCCAAAAAACTTTTAAACTTACTCACAAATTATTTGAAATATGAAGAAGCTATGGTCCAACTCGATCCAAGTTCCAAGTCTTATACAAACGCCGAAAGATACGAACAAATCAAACAACTTAGAAGGAAGTTTTTTGCAAAGGAAGATGCAGAACTGATTTTTGGATTAGAAGAAGCCACTGCTGATTTTAGTTTTAACCGAAAGAATTTTTTAGATGAAACTAAAAATCTAAAAGCAGACGAACGAATCCGATTGTACGAAGACTTTCGAAAAAAGACATTTGGACCTTATTACAATGCAGTTGTTAGCAGGGAACCTCAGTATGATAAATTTGAAACTGAAATGGACCTTCGCCAAAACGAACTTTCTAAACTATCAGGTTCAGAACGTGATAACAAGGAACGAGAAGTACGTATCCGTTATTTTGGAAAAGACGGAAATGAACGAATGGAAAAAGTTCTGAAGGAAATCAAAGAAGAAGAAGAAAAAATCTCTAAACTTGAAATAGATGAAACAAACTATCTCAAAAACAATCCAAATCTTTCCGATTCAGAAAAAGAAAAAAAGTTAATGGAACTTCGCATCAAAACTTTAGGAAGTAAGGAACTCGCTGAAGAATATATAAGAAGATTGGAGTATGAAAAAACACTTAAAAATTCCGGGAATTAG
- a CDS encoding esterase/lipase family protein, translating to MIRKSLLAFFVTAMLATPVLASSGSSSKPLAGTYPIVLSHGLFGWGENSGGIISIVNYWGGTDDYLRSQGATVYAPAKTAANSNEVRAQELKAAILTYAAATNYSGKFHILGHSQGGLDSRYMVSNLGLSSRVATLTTLNTPHYGSPIADIIKTVLPSWIQPFVASIVETLVKIVYGGTNQQNALAALSSLTKEGLSSFNSYTPNRSGVKYYSYGSYITLPDLIQHPLMGILHPACAAGGLFQGQGATNDGLVPLSSQKWGTWKGGPSYGILTTGVDHLQVSNTLRSGSFWYDVEGFYMNMASNMKANQ from the coding sequence ATGATTCGAAAAAGTCTTTTGGCCTTTTTTGTGACTGCCATGTTGGCAACCCCAGTTCTTGCGAGTTCTGGTTCTTCTTCAAAACCACTTGCGGGAACTTACCCGATCGTTTTATCCCATGGTTTATTCGGTTGGGGTGAAAATTCAGGTGGTATCATTAGTATTGTAAATTATTGGGGTGGAACTGACGACTACCTAAGAAGCCAAGGTGCTACTGTTTATGCTCCTGCAAAAACAGCTGCCAACTCAAACGAAGTTCGCGCACAAGAACTCAAAGCCGCTATCTTAACGTATGCAGCAGCTACCAATTACTCTGGCAAATTCCATATCCTTGGACACTCCCAAGGTGGTCTCGATAGCCGTTATATGGTATCTAACTTAGGTTTATCAAGCCGAGTGGCTACTCTCACCACACTCAACACTCCTCATTACGGATCTCCTATTGCGGACATCATCAAAACGGTTCTACCTAGTTGGATCCAACCGTTTGTGGCAAGCATTGTAGAAACACTTGTCAAGATCGTTTATGGTGGTACAAACCAACAAAATGCACTCGCAGCACTTTCTTCTCTAACAAAAGAAGGTTTGTCTTCCTTTAACTCTTACACACCAAATCGTTCTGGTGTTAAGTATTACTCTTACGGATCATACATCACACTTCCAGATTTAATCCAACACCCTCTTATGGGAATTTTACACCCTGCTTGTGCAGCTGGTGGACTATTCCAAGGACAAGGAGCAACAAATGATGGGCTTGTTCCACTTTCTTCACAAAAATGGGGAACTTGGAAAGGTGGTCCTTCATATGGAATTTTAACAACTGGTGTAGACCACTTGCAAGTTTCGAACACATTACGTTCTGGAAGTTTCTGGTACGATGTGGAAGGCTTTTATATGAATATGGCTTCTAACATGAAGGCGAATCAATAA